DNA from Drosophila busckii strain San Diego stock center, stock number 13000-0081.31 chromosome 2R, ASM1175060v1, whole genome shotgun sequence:
GACGCGACAGTCAAAATAATAGTGGAGGATATTCTAGTGGAGGCGGGGGATATTCCGGCAACTTTGATCGCGGGTTTAACCGCGATCGTAAACCAATAGCCGAACGAGAAGAAAGCAATACTCCTGGCTCATGGCGATCAAATTCGAGGCCACAATCTTCAGACTTTTCGCCACCCCGTaaggagcgagagcgagatcATGGTTCTGATAGATACCGTGATAGTCGACCAAGAAATCATGAGCCAAGAGAGGATTCTGCACTCACTGAGGAAAGACCAAAGCTAAATCTGAAACCTCGAACTCTACCACTACCGGAGATTGTTGCCAAGCCAGAATCCGATCAGGAGGATATCGAGCCAAAGGTTACAGCTCCTAAGGCAAGTGGTCCTCCAGCTGTAAATGTTTTTGGATCAGCCAAACCAGTCGATACAGCCACAAGGGAATTGGAGATAGAAGAACGTTTAGCAGAAGCTCGCCGACTAGAAAAGGTGCGCCATGACGAGGAGGTCTTAAACGATAAAATGACCGAAATCCATATAGATAATCATGATAGTGAAAATGCCAATTCAGCAACTAAAAGCTGGCGCCGTACACAAGATACTTCAACAAACGATGATAACATAGTAAATTCATATGGTaaataacatatacatactttatttaatgaattgtGCTTAAAGAAACATTTATATATCTCGTTTCAGACGAACAGCGTCAGAATGACTCagattataataaattcagtAAATCCCAGGACCGAAATGAAAggttaaaaattcaaaattttatttcatttatttttttaaactctATTTTGTTGTAGATTAGAAGAATGTAAAGGTGAAAAATAACAAGGGTCAtgatgcaaaaaataaagaagaaaataaaaacaagcggGATTATCGGAATGATCGGACAGTGGCCAAAACAGCACATCAAAACGCAGAGCCCgttagtaataaatattttgaaagtaTTTCtgtgaaacattttttattttgttttttttttataggtTCTACAGTCTTCCAACAAATATTCTGGACTTGACGATGAATCATccgattaaaatatttttatatttgtaatactaaaagaaaaagcaaataaacaaaatgactGCGGAATTATCGATCGgcatcatttatttaaaaacctTACTAAGGCatgaatttttatgcataagtacaacttttggtttttgtatATGAGAGACAGTTACTTGTTAACTAGAGGTGGAGAAACATCTACATATTTGTATGTCCAAAATATCGGATCCATGTTTGGTGGGCCTTAATCGTAAAAATATACCATTCCTAAGAAATAACTATAAAAGTGCTATGCATATTTCTGTCTATATGTACGGTTCCGCTGTAACGTAAGCAGCGCCGGTGCCTTCTGCGCAGTGTTgctattttacaaatttttgaacaaaaaacaagaagGTCATTACTGAATGAAAAAGTCGTTTCAGTACATCAGCATGCCTatctcgtttttttttttaattcagcTTAGGACGGCAGAGGAAATCaacatttcaaaaataaagcgTTCTGGTTCGGAAATAGTAGCTCCGAATATGCTATTACTGATTCCCTTCTTCagttcgtttatttttttttcaaaatgaaGTGTATAGAAATTAATCAAGTAAAGttccattaaaaaaaacgaaaacacttatcaatttttatctatttcttattttttaattgaataaaatgtatttcaaataATCAGGATTaaacttacatatatttttttcgtaATGCGAGTTTAggcatataataataatcgacttgcgtaaaaaataaaagatcgAGTTAAGCACTAGTTGATGTATATCGAAAATCCATTTTTACACATCACTATTTCCGTGTGTCaaattttctctttttattttgagctctTAGTAAGAGGTATGCGTTTAACATTTAGAAaatctaataatatttttgcaatctTAGAATGAAACATTTTCAGTTTATTTCCATTTAAgttcaagttgttgttgtgtaatttaaatatggtattttaaaatttataatcaaaaaaatataaattatatttttagattcAAAATGGGTCGTCGGCCAGCAAGATGGTACGTTTTTACTCTTTTTAgtgatttgtttattgatttacaTATTGAGGTTTGCTATATTTGTTGTTCTCTAGTTACCGCTATTGTAAAAATAAGCCGTACCCTAAATCTCGTTTCTGTCGTGGTGTACCCGACCCTAAGATTCGTATATTCGATTTGGGCAGGAAGAAGGCAACTGTTGAGGACTTTCCTCTCTGTGTGCATTTAGTTTCTGACGAATATGAGCAATTGAGCAGCGAGGCTTTGGAAGCTGGACGTATTTGCTGCAACAAGTACTTGGTCAAGTTTTGCGGAAAGGACCAGTTCCATATTAGAATGCGTCTGCACCCGTTCCACGTCATTCGtatcaacaaaatgttgtcgTGCGCTGGAGCTGATAGGtaagtacatatataattttcgcTAGGGCTTGGTAATTTTATGTCGGTATGTCGGTTCATTTAATCAGGCTTCAAACTGGAATGAGAGGTGCTTTTGGCAAGCCCCAAGGTACGGTTGCTCGCGTGCGAATTGGCCAGCCAATCATGTCTGTTCGTTCAAGCGATCGCTACAAGGCACAAGTTGTTGAGGCTCTGCGTCGTGCCAAGTTTAAGTTTCCAGGTCGCCAGAAGGTAATTCTAATATTATATGTTATGAAGTTACTTTCTTAACACTTCTATGTTTTCAGATCTACGTTTCTAAGAAGTGGGGCTTCACCAAGTATGACCGCGAGCGCTATGAGGAGTTGCGCGATGACAACCGTCTGGAACAGGATGGTTGCAACGTTAAGTACCGTCCCGAGCATGGTCCAATGGCTGCTTGGGAAAAGGCGCAGCGTGAACTTTATGCTTAAAGTTCAATAAATTCCTCACATCTCtgaattaaatgctaattgcaattgttttattcaatttaaggcATTGCAGACTAATTAAAACAGATTTTTATCTTCAAAACTGTGCGGCTTTACACGATCACTATCGCTTAGGCATAATTAAAACGGTTAAAGCGGTTGTTAACctaagaataataatatacaagtCAGATTTCTTTATGACGAGAAATCTATTTAAAAAGCGAAATATATTTGAGGTCATTGATTGGACtaactatattttataaagttgAACTGTGATGGTACAAACATACAtggaaatatttttctttaatgcGCTATAAGTGCTTCCAATTGTTAATTGGCATAATGTTATActttaatttcgtttttacttttattgttttatttttttcattgttgAAACCATAAGTTTATCAGCAAACTTTTGTAACTTTCTGATTGTGTCTACATACTTAGAGTAGTAgggctataaaaataaaactaacatACACTCTTGGACAAGCTGATAAGCGTAATCAATGTGcgcatgcatgtatgtatgaagTGTATCAATTAGATTTTGATGTTCAAGTAGAACGGTTGTACAGCTCTGCGACACGTGTTAAAACTTTTGAATCAAAGCTAAGATTAAAGACCTTTtacaatttaatcaaaatgcaaagcgGGTGGTTTAGCGAAATACAAGATGAATTATGGCCTGGACAATCGTTTTCTTTAAAAGTTAGAGAAGTGCTTCACAAGGAGAAGTCAGACTTTCAAGATATTCAAATAGTTGAGAcgtaagttaaatttaaaatttgcttttatgtaaatttgtatatggTACATACCTAAACACTAagtattatacatacatatacatatgtacatagagTAGATTTATATGTAGATTACTtctctttatttttcaaaattttttttgttatatgtaggtgtacatatttacatacatatttatgtatgtatatatgcactACATgctattgaaaattttttacTAATGTGCTTACCATGTACATATGACATAagtatgttttttatttaataaagcgATTCATATGGAAGATGCCTTATACTTGATGGAATCATTCAATGCACATATAGGGATGAATTTTCATATCAAGAAATGATTTCGTTCCTGCCCCTATGCTGTCATCCAAACCCTGAAAAGGTACTGATCGTTGGAGGCGGCGACGGTGGGGTAGCCCGTGAAGTCGTTAAGCATCCTTTAGTTAAGGAAGTGCATCAGGTTGAAATTGATAATCGCGTTGTTGAACTCTCCAAGCAATACCTTCCTGCCATGGCGTGTGGCTTTGATAgcaaaaaattgaaactgaCTATTGGCGATGGATTTGAGTACATGAAAAAccacaaaaatcaatttgatgtCATAATAACTGATAGCTCAGATCCGATTGGGCCCGCAGTGAGTTTATTTAATGAGAGCTACTATGGCTTACTTAAGAATGCTCTTAAGGATGGCGGTATTGTGTGTTCTCAAGGCGGTAGTTTCTGGTTGAACTACGAATATGTAAAGAAAACAATGAATGGGTGTAAGTTACATTTTCCAAAGGTATCCTATGCTACAACTTCTGTGCCATCTTATCCTTGTGGTCACATTGGATTTGTAATCGGTTCTCTTGACGAAAATCGATGTCTTGAGGAACCTGTTAAAAGATTTACCAAAACAGAAATTGATTCCCTTGACCTAAAGTACTACAGCAGTAAAATTCATACAGCTGCGTTTGCTCTACCTCGATGGATAGAAAAGCATTTCTACGAATAATTAAGtgttttaagaaaataaattgctttaaccGTCGAAAATGTGTTTATACACgtgtaaatcaaatataaattattttgggGTTAAGGGCAAGGTCATTTTGTAAtcacttataaataaataaatgaatgaaaaacaCAATTCATTAGTAGTCTTCACATAATTTATTCTCATTTGGTATATGCAATGAgataattaacttaattaaaaatatattatttaattacaattaaagttATAATCGTAGTTATCGTCAAATGGATTGCGTATAAGTAACGAGTTCTCTTTGATTTTCGGATCAAGTAAATTTGACTTGACTATTCCTGATGCAAAgtgatttgaaattctttcAATTATATCGTTGCCTAAATctgatttgtatatattttttacatgaTTTGATTCGGAATAGTTTTCATCGTTTAGAATGCagaaaacacaaattgtgtCACAATCATACTGTGAGGCAACATTGTTATAACGAAGGCACTCTTTGTGGAATGAATGTTGGCAAAGAAAATAGATTGCGGGCATATGCAATAATTGCTTACAGATATCACAGGTGTTCGGCCGGAACTCGATTGgattatatttgtaatttgaaaTGAGTAGATCGTTGGTTTTAATCTTTTGTTTCAATTCACCAATTGACTGAATCTCTAGTTTACTCTTATTAAGagtttttttaaatctttCCGTAATGAAAGATTTAATATctgataattttatttctgttaTACCGCATAGTTTCTCCAAGATAATTAGAATATAACGTGATCCGCTGGGCAATAATGATGCTAGATCGGGATTTTTCTTCATGTGTGACTGTATACATTGGTAAAAATTTGTATCTTCGCAAGTAATTGGTCGCGGATCTTCACGATCTTGTAAAAGCTTTTCAGTTccaatatcaaataaataaaccttACATATCATCAAAgctttttcaaatttaagtggcgcttgctttaaatattcgAGTATATAATCCgatgttattttcttttcactCCACAGAACCAAATAAAGTGAgagcaaataataatgtaattcCTCGTCGCAGCTACTATAAGTTTTTATAAACTCTGCCAACAATGGTGCACAAATATTGGCATTAAGTAAGAAAAGAGTCAAAAaacgttttatattttgtatctttttttcCTGCACTAGCGATTTTACAGTCTGAATGATTAGTTCAGTATGTAATGATATGAGATCATGTCCAAATTCTaagaaataattgtaaaattcattttcattaatatttagttCAGTTTTTTCGTTTGCTATCAAGTCGACAAACTCGATTGAGCCTTGAGAAATATCCTTAAAGTCGCAAATAGTTTTGGTTTCTTGCCTATTGGTCCATAGCTGCTCAATTTTTAATGTGAGGTTATCACGATCCTCACAGATCTTATATAGTGTCTTATGATCATTTGTAGCATTTCTATGTTTTGATAACTTATTTAGGTATTGCAATAGGATCCTATTATACCTAGAATACAAAAGTTTGGATATTATATCGTAGGGTTTTATAGCTCCGATTGTTGCAGTTAACTCTTCAGCTGCACGGCTCAAATCGCCCCTGCGCAACAAATAATCGCCATACAGCAGACGAATATTACTTGCATTCTCTGTATCTTTGCTCAATTCTCGTCCTAATATTCTAAGTGCATTATCATACATCGATTTTTCTATAAACAAGCGCACTTGTTGAACCGCACTATTCTGTtgcaatttatacatattgtaTTTGTAACTGTCTTCAGACACTTGATCTTTTGTAAGAATATGATATAAATTATTGCCACTAAGGATACAGAACAAATCCCGAAGTTTCTTATacattacaattatttttttatctatATCAACGATAACAAATGCGCTACCAAAAGCAGTTTTTGTAATCACTGCCAAGTTGTTTCCTATCCATGAAAGGTATTGCTTTTCGCCTTCAATCGCATAACAGGGACCCCGTCCATCCCGCGTGAAGCAGTATATTGCGTCATCTCGACCAACGACTAAAAATGGCTCCGTTCCGACCTGTTGATGAATGGTACTG
Protein-coding regions in this window:
- the LOC108595217 gene encoding eukaryotic translation initiation factor 4B, with the protein product MASAGKKGKKSKGTVISLQSFLANGDTPIGTTQVSKKVRNLDGDESDDGSNSLPLVYQLPTAPRANRIFDDDSIPHRPPFIAYINNLPFDANEDDIYEFFGSINLASLRLPREDGETGRSRGFGYVELESRDDLIHVLSLPDPSIKGRRIRIELSNENDQQNRQKGNRRFEGFGNSSENRDSGNWRRDSQNNSGGYSSGGGGYSGNFDRGFNRDRKPIAEREESNTPGSWRSNSRPQSSDFSPPRKERERDHGSDRYRDSRPRNHEPREDSALTEERPKLNLKPRTLPLPEIVAKPESDQEDIEPKVTAPKASGPPAVNVFGSAKPVDTATRELEIEERLAEARRLEKVRHDEEVLNDKMTEIHIDNHDSENANSATKSWRRTQDTSTNDDNIVNSYDEQRQNDSDYNKFSKSQDRNERLKNVKVKNNKGHDAKNKEENKNKRDYRNDRTVAKTAHQNAEPVLQSSNKYSGLDDESSD
- the LOC108597516 gene encoding 60S ribosomal protein L10 yields the protein MGRRPARCYRYCKNKPYPKSRFCRGVPDPKIRIFDLGRKKATVEDFPLCVHLVSDEYEQLSSEALEAGRICCNKYLVKFCGKDQFHIRMRLHPFHVIRINKMLSCAGADRLQTGMRGAFGKPQGTVARVRIGQPIMSVRSSDRYKAQVVEALRRAKFKFPGRQKIYVSKKWGFTKYDRERYEELRDDNRLEQDGCNVKYRPEHGPMAAWEKAQRELYA
- the LOC108597515 gene encoding spermidine synthase produces the protein MYEVYQLDFDVQVERLYSSATRVKTFESKLRLKTFYNLIKMQSGWFSEIQDELWPGQSFSLKVREVLHKEKSDFQDIQIVETDSYGRCLILDGIIQCTYRDEFSYQEMISFLPLCCHPNPEKVLIVGGGDGGVAREVVKHPLVKEVHQVEIDNRVVELSKQYLPAMACGFDSKKLKLTIGDGFEYMKNHKNQFDVIITDSSDPIGPAVSLFNESYYGLLKNALKDGGIVCSQGGSFWLNYEYVKKTMNGCKLHFPKVSYATTSVPSYPCGHIGFVIGSLDENRCLEEPVKRFTKTEIDSLDLKYYSSKIHTAAFALPRWIEKHFYE
- the LOC108594658 gene encoding vacuolar protein-sorting-associated protein 11 homolog — protein: MSVLEWKKVELFDLILEPSTFLQHINSKITAYCCNTIVENNGSSSKATVICDTNRYIHVLFDNNVNKQSISFTSQYCQQPVMLCALTTNNVLVLLTQEENKNLTTRVQIYDIKKLTKKDGAPCIATATLSATSAPTFIQASVIETDIFVMGIGFERGDILLHYGNFNREFSMSRHSIGLRPIKGIQFEITPQNPEKKACNMFIISSDAVYCYELNEKGSINSKLVLDNDNRFHNRCSTIHQQVGTEPFLVVGRDDAIYCFTRDGRGPCYAIEGEKQYLSWIGNNLAVITKTAFGSAFVIVDIDKKIIVMYKKLRDLFCILSGNNLYHILTKDQVSEDSYKYNMYKLQQNSAVQQVRLFIEKSMYDNALRILGRELSKDTENASNIRLLYGDYLLRRGDLSRAAEELTATIGAIKPYDIISKLLYSRYNRILLQYLNKLSKHRNATNDHKTLYKICEDRDNLTLKIEQLWTNRQETKTICDFKDISQGSIEFVDLIANEKTELNINENEFYNYFLEFGHDLISLHTELIIQTVKSLVQEKKIQNIKRFLTLFLLNANICAPLLAEFIKTYSSCDEELHYYLLSLYLVLWSEKKITSDYILEYLKQAPLKFEKALMICKVYLFDIGTEKLLQDREDPRPITCEDTNFYQCIQSHMKKNPDLASLLPSGSRYILIILEKLCGITEIKLSDIKSFITERFKKTLNKSKLEIQSIGELKQKIKTNDLLISNYKYNPIEFRPNTCDICKQLLHMPAIYFLCQHSFHKECLRYNNVASQYDCDTICVFCILNDENYSESNHVKNIYKSDLGNDIIERISNHFASGIVKSNLLDPKIKENSLLIRNPFDDNYDYNFNCN